The genomic window TCCCGCTCCGTTTCCGGAGGCTGTTCATTTTCACGACGCCTGGCCGTCGCCGGCACCTCTTCCGCATCACTCGATGCTGCCTGGGTTTCGATGTCTTCATCCTGCGGTGCCTGTGACACGGACTCCCGTTCATCCGTCACATTGTTCTGCTGTGACGGTCCCTGGTCCGGCCCGTCCCTGCGCTCTGGCTCATCGCCCGAAAACGTCCTCCGCTTCCGGCGGTATCTATCTTTTGGAATGATATGCTTCTTCGATCTTTCCAAACGCGACCCCTCCTAACTTTTTATACCCCCCATTATAGGGATTTTAATAAGTGCTTTCCACTTTTTCACCATGTCCCCGGTCTTTGCTCAGGAACCATCCTGCTGCGATGATGATCACCATCACTGCCCAGAAAATCAGCTTCCATGTACCGGAATGCGGGAAATCATGCGGAACGACTGCGATGGCATCATGCGCAAGCGTAAGCACGGCAAGCTTCACGCCGACCCAACCGACGATGATGAAGGCTGCGACTTCGAGCCCCGGCTTCCTGTTGAGCAGCTCGACGAACCATGTGGCGAAGAACCGCATGATGATGACACCGATCAGTCCGCCGATGAGCATTACGGTGTACTGTCCAGCATTGACGCCGAAGAAGTCGCCGCCGACTTCAGGCAGTGCAAGTGCGATGGCTGCAGCTGCAAGTATCGAATCGATGGCGAATGCGATATCCGCAAGCTCCACCTTGAATACCGTAAACCAGAAGCCGCTGCCCTTCTTTTCCTTCGCTGCTTCCAACGCAATGCCTTCGGTGCCGGCTGTAGGTTCCTCCGGCTCCTTGTTGCCCTGCCACAGCTTGTAGAGGTGTGAGATCGACACGTAGAACAGGTAGAGTGCGCCGAGTGCCTGCATCCACCACCACTGGACGAGCCAGACGAGCAGCAGTATGGCGATCATGCGGAAGACGAATGCACCGAGCAGTCCGTAGAACAGCGCCTTCTTCCGGCGTTTCCTATCCAGGTGCTTGACCATTACGGCGAGCACGACCGCGTTGTCTGCAGCAAGCAGCCCCTCAAGCACGATCAGGACGACGAGCACCCATGCGTACTCCAAAATTATCGCAAAATCCATAACATTTCCTCCTAAAATTTGATGTGAACGCAAAAAGACCTTGATCGCATGCCAAAAAGGCATGCGGTCAAGGTCTCACGACACAATACGATGTATTGCTCAATGCACCGGGATTCATCCGTCATGACGATGCATTGGTGGGTCGCCCCACTCGTTACTCCCCTTT from Salinicoccus sp. RF5 includes these protein-coding regions:
- a CDS encoding TerC family protein, encoding MDFAIILEYAWVLVVLIVLEGLLAADNAVVLAVMVKHLDRKRRKKALFYGLLGAFVFRMIAILLLVWLVQWWWMQALGALYLFYVSISHLYKLWQGNKEPEEPTAGTEGIALEAAKEKKGSGFWFTVFKVELADIAFAIDSILAAAAIALALPEVGGDFFGVNAGQYTVMLIGGLIGVIIMRFFATWFVELLNRKPGLEVAAFIIVGWVGVKLAVLTLAHDAIAVVPHDFPHSGTWKLIFWAVMVIIIAAGWFLSKDRGHGEKVESTY